From Methanocalculus natronophilus, one genomic window encodes:
- the xseA gene encoding exodeoxyribonuclease VII large subunit: MPGEEQAALVHEEPGILSVADLSGIIRERLDTPDLRGVRVRGEVWNFRLHSSGHMYFSLSEKGDDGNASIDCVIWKRAAQKISPPPENGMDVIVSGYIDHYPPFGKTQFVADSLLHAGLGGKFLLLEGWKKELAAEGCFAEERKKPLPVFPTRVGVVTSPTGAVLQDIRNVIQRRFPMDIILSGTAVQGETAHLDIRDAIFKIDQTVDVIILARGGGSFEDLFAFNHPDVVRAIASCETPLISAIGHEVDVTLADLASDLRAPTPSAAAELVVPDRHQLARELAEQRASMQNLLFERLDRLSTDLEDIRLRMAGRRLDRRISDMKQTAAELRERLERAVSTRLLQERKDIGHLAGALRSADIRAPLRRGYALLLADGMLIRSVQALETGKNLTIYLPDGEADATIETVRYD, from the coding sequence ATGCCCGGTGAAGAACAGGCAGCACTTGTCCATGAGGAGCCCGGGATCCTCTCTGTCGCTGACCTCTCCGGGATCATCAGGGAGAGGCTCGATACACCGGATCTTCGCGGGGTCAGGGTGCGGGGCGAGGTATGGAATTTTCGCCTGCACTCTTCCGGCCATATGTACTTCTCACTCTCTGAGAAGGGTGATGATGGGAATGCCTCGATAGATTGTGTCATCTGGAAGCGTGCAGCGCAGAAGATTTCGCCACCACCTGAGAATGGCATGGATGTCATCGTCTCCGGCTATATCGATCACTATCCCCCCTTTGGCAAGACCCAGTTTGTTGCAGACAGCCTTCTCCATGCCGGGCTCGGAGGCAAGTTTCTCCTGCTTGAAGGCTGGAAGAAGGAGCTTGCGGCTGAGGGCTGTTTTGCAGAAGAGAGGAAAAAACCACTACCTGTCTTTCCCACCAGGGTGGGGGTTGTGACCTCTCCTACCGGAGCGGTGCTGCAGGATATCAGAAATGTCATCCAGCGCCGGTTTCCAATGGATATCATCCTCTCTGGCACCGCTGTCCAGGGGGAGACTGCACATCTCGATATCAGAGACGCGATCTTCAAAATCGACCAGACCGTTGATGTGATTATCCTTGCCCGGGGCGGCGGCAGCTTTGAGGACCTCTTTGCCTTCAACCACCCGGATGTGGTGCGGGCAATCGCCTCCTGTGAGACACCGCTCATCTCGGCAATCGGCCATGAAGTTGATGTGACGCTCGCTGACCTTGCAAGCGATCTCCGGGCACCGACACCGTCTGCTGCTGCTGAGCTGGTTGTCCCTGACCGCCATCAGCTGGCAAGGGAGCTTGCAGAGCAGCGGGCATCCATGCAGAACCTGCTCTTTGAGCGGCTTGATCGCCTCTCAACCGATCTCGAGGATATCAGGCTGAGAATGGCAGGCAGAAGGCTTGACCGCCGGATCAGCGATATGAAGCAGACTGCTGCAGAACTCCGTGAGCGGCTTGAGAGGGCAGTCAGCACACGGCTCCTGCAGGAGAGAAAAGATATCGGACACCTTGCGGGTGCATTGCGGTCCGCAGACATCCGTGCCCCTCTCAGGCGCGGGTATGCGCTCCTGTTGGCTGATGGCATGCTGATCAGGAGTGTGCAGGCACTGGAGACGGGCAAAAACCTTACAATCTATCTCCCGGATGGGGAGGCCGATGCAACAATAGAGACGGTGCGTTATGACTGA
- a CDS encoding DUF371 domain-containing protein, translating into MEIREHIHCQGHANVTGRHPTTFEITRDDELTLQGDCIIGVSADKAALDLPDAFCDLLADDHAVLRTLLKAGGVVCEIRSSGSAAMALDHETDLVWRRSGYVCGRTIGIRSDHVARTLPRELIAALARGSAMEVTLIAERPD; encoded by the coding sequence ATGGAGATCAGAGAACATATTCACTGCCAGGGCCATGCGAATGTCACCGGCAGGCATCCGACAACATTTGAGATTACCCGTGACGACGAGCTCACCCTCCAGGGCGACTGTATCATCGGCGTATCCGCAGACAAAGCTGCCCTTGATCTCCCGGATGCATTCTGCGACCTTCTGGCAGATGATCATGCCGTCCTGAGGACGCTGCTGAAGGCAGGAGGAGTGGTATGCGAGATCCGATCATCCGGCTCAGCAGCGATGGCTCTTGATCACGAGACTGATCTCGTCTGGCGCCGGAGCGGGTATGTCTGCGGCCGCACCATCGGAATCAGATCAGATCATGTCGCCCGCACACTCCCGCGGGAGCTGATTGCCGCTCTTGCCAGGGGATCTGCAATGGAGGTTACCCTGATAGCAGAAAGGCCGGACTAG
- a CDS encoding sugar phosphate isomerase/epimerase family protein, whose protein sequence is MLRIGASSMFFHEYALETIFHGISASGLDTVEFWLETPSFWTTGQSVPELIETLSEYPSLLPITVHAPVLDLNPVSINPGIAAFSVESACEAIRVADQLQAEVITIHPGRRTAKRPPSAADMHRFSLYMEAVEAQSRDVSVTIAIENMEPRVNALLTTPESVASVLDDYPHLSLTFDYAHASAGESGAPEEFVNLCSDRIVNVHASSGSPADMHSPLGRTEAMNACAALLSSFSYDGPVIFEIEDLGLKQRPSFEEKCAILSGEAAAFWDAAC, encoded by the coding sequence ATGCTGCGGATCGGTGCATCAAGCATGTTCTTTCATGAATATGCGCTGGAAACAATTTTTCATGGCATCTCTGCATCAGGCCTGGATACGGTTGAATTCTGGCTGGAAACACCGTCTTTCTGGACAACCGGGCAATCTGTCCCGGAGCTTATAGAGACACTCAGTGAGTATCCGTCGCTTCTGCCGATAACAGTGCATGCGCCGGTTCTTGATCTGAACCCGGTCTCGATAAATCCTGGTATTGCTGCTTTTTCGGTTGAATCTGCCTGCGAGGCTATCCGGGTTGCCGATCAGCTGCAGGCAGAGGTGATTACAATCCATCCCGGGAGGAGAACGGCAAAACGGCCGCCATCAGCAGCTGATATGCACCGGTTCAGTCTCTATATGGAGGCAGTCGAGGCCCAATCCCGCGACGTCTCTGTCACGATAGCAATCGAGAACATGGAACCCCGGGTCAATGCTCTGCTTACGACTCCGGAATCGGTTGCCAGCGTGCTTGACGATTACCCGCACCTCTCCCTGACATTTGATTATGCCCACGCCTCCGCAGGTGAGAGCGGGGCTCCGGAAGAGTTTGTCAACCTCTGTTCTGACCGGATCGTCAATGTCCATGCGAGCAGCGGCTCCCCGGCAGATATGCATTCCCCTCTTGGAAGAACAGAGGCAATGAATGCATGTGCAGCCCTGCTCTCATCGTTTTCCTATGACGGGCCGGTTATCTTTGAGATAGAAGACCTCGGCCTCAAACAAAGACCTTCCTTTGAAGAGAAGTGCGCCATCCTCTCAGGTGAGGCAGCAGCATTTTGGGATGCTGCCTGCTAA
- the xseB gene encoding exodeoxyribonuclease VII small subunit: protein MTETYEEMVTRLREIVRMLENPDTPLDESVRLYKDGIELIKKCEDFLTKAELRILEITEE, encoded by the coding sequence ATGACTGAGACCTATGAAGAGATGGTAACACGGCTCCGCGAGATTGTCCGGATGCTTGAAAACCCGGACACGCCGCTGGATGAGAGCGTCCGGCTTTATAAGGATGGAATCGAGCTTATTAAGAAATGCGAGGATTTTTTGACGAAAGCCGAACTCCGCATCCTCGAGATAACAGAGGAATAA
- a CDS encoding HVO_0476 family zinc finger protein, which produces MSITARCPACQEETDHGIIRDGSPATIQCRDCGHTHREILKVPKVIEIRAIVSLEGESRQGTIELADDDVVTCGNTFVADVGDDIFGVEVTGIEVSAARRKRAAAGEITCLWTRVIDSVIVRASLHKGATTHPLYEEVDGETTYTVGEITSVGGRQFRITRIKKRDGALIRKPGSYTEARFIKRIYGERS; this is translated from the coding sequence ATGTCAATAACCGCACGATGCCCTGCCTGTCAGGAGGAGACAGATCATGGAATCATCCGGGACGGGTCGCCGGCAACAATTCAGTGCCGTGATTGCGGTCATACGCATCGTGAGATCCTCAAGGTACCAAAAGTCATTGAGATACGTGCAATCGTGAGCCTGGAGGGAGAATCCCGGCAGGGAACAATCGAGCTTGCTGATGATGACGTTGTCACCTGCGGCAACACCTTTGTTGCCGATGTCGGTGACGATATCTTTGGTGTTGAAGTGACAGGGATTGAGGTCTCTGCTGCCCGGCGAAAGAGAGCAGCAGCAGGGGAGATCACCTGCCTCTGGACCCGGGTCATCGACTCAGTCATTGTCCGGGCATCCCTGCATAAGGGTGCAACAACCCATCCCCTCTACGAGGAGGTTGATGGTGAAACAACCTATACCGTGGGAGAGATCACATCCGTTGGAGGACGCCAGTTTCGTATTACCCGGATTAAGAAGAGAGACGGGGCTTTGATCAGGAAACCTGGATCCTATACAGAAGCACGGTTTATCAAGCGGATCTACGGTGAGCGATCATAG